From Lampris incognitus isolate fLamInc1 chromosome 13, fLamInc1.hap2, whole genome shotgun sequence, one genomic window encodes:
- the epas1b gene encoding endothelial PAS domain-containing protein 1b isoform X2: protein MTADKEKKRSSSERRKEKSRDAARCRRSKETEVFYELAHQLPLPHSVSSHLDKASIMRLTISFLRTRKLVAAGCSRSDCKEDRQMDNMYLKSLEGFITVVTSDGDIIFLSENISKFVGLTQVELIGHSIFDFTHPCDHEEIKENLSLKTTGSGFSKKGRELSTERDFFMRMKCTVTNRGRTVNLKSASWKVLHCTGHLKMYNSCPPRVLCSFREPPITCAVLMCEPIPHPSSIDTPLDSKTFLSRHSMDMKFTYCDERVTELMGYSPEDLLGRSVYDFYHALDSDSVTKSHQNLCTKGQAVSGQYRMLAKHGGYVWVETQGTVIYNSRNSQPQCIVCINYVLSDIEEKSMILSMEQTESLFKPRHMSSFFSTIVPGVTGEPGDAIFTKLKEEPEDLTQLAPTAGDTIISIDFGHPGFEDSQQPPAYTQLSASSMPPPGPPSWSGDSHKSGPSAPASTPALGDMANMAGTFTMPQNPPPGSATPSLSSCSTPSSPGDYYSPVESDLKVELTEKLFALDTEGTSSPANTETDLSDLDLETLAPYIPMDGEDFQLSPIITEPESQDGGQAGAMGGHALTPHHPPAQHSFTNIASLFQPLSSSAQSQGSYEPQPTSPWASQKKRDPSQGPVDPRAGSCVSGQTQVPPYQAPANIPLSSMSGRQKLQWPPDPLLTYQEQPQATKTYLMDTSIGGERPSCQQNMSGLMQKQRSMENFVQAYRDMSPARIAMANSLKRSFNHIAVGESKPSEIIFKKMRGNGCAVMDRSFSAGSLTGMGGMISGSMLQHLSPMHRKSQYPGSGIGGAPKKPFPQQTCSYTEYSMLPSNKTGGVASRLLGPSFESYFLPELTRYDCEVNVPLQGNLHLLQGCDLLRALDQAT from the exons TGCAAagaggacagacagatggacaacaTGTACCTGAAATCTCTGGAGGGCTTCATCACTGTGGTAACCTCAGATGGTGACATCATCTTTCTGTCAGAGAACATCAGCAAATTCGTGGGCCTTACACAG GTGGAGCTTATAGGTCATAGCATCTTTGACTTCACCCACCCATGTGACCATGAGGAGATCAAAGAGAACCTTAGCCTCAAAACAACAG GGAGTGGCTTCAGTAAGAAGGGCCGGGAACTGAGCACCGAGCGAGACTTCTTTATGAGGATGAAATGCACCGTTACCAACAGAGGACGCACCGTCAACCTCAAGTCAGCAAGCTGGAAG GTGCTGCACTGCACCGGCCACCTGAAGATGTACAACAGCTGCCCTCCACGTGTGCTGTGCAGCTTCAGGGAGCCCCCGATCACCTGTGCGGTCCTGATGTGTGAACCCATCCCACACCCGTCCAGTATCGACACACCGCTGGACAGCAAGACCTTCCTTAGCAGACACAGCATGGACATGAAGTTCACTTACTGCGATGAGAG GGTGACAGAGTTGATGGGTTACAGTCCAGAGGATCTGCTTGGCCGCTCTGTCTACGACTTCTACCATGCCCTTGACTCAGACAGCGTTACCAAGAGCCACCAGAACT TGTGTACCAAGGGCCAGGCAGTGAGTGGTCAATACCGTATGCTGGCTAAACATGGAGGTTACGTCTGGGTAGAAACCCAGGGAACCGTCATTTATAACAGCCGCAACTCTCAGCCCCAATGCATTGTGTGCATCAACTATGTTCTCAG TGACATCGAGGAGAAGTCAATGATTTTATCCATGGAGCAAACCGAGTCACTTTTCAAGCCCCGCCACATGAGCAGCTTCTTCAGCACTATAGTCCCGGGCGTGACAGGGGAGCCTGGCGATGCCATCTTCACCAAACTAAAAGAGGAGCCCGAGGACCTCACCCAGCTGGCTCCGACAGCAGGAGACACAATCATCTCCATTGACTTTG GTCACCCTGGGTTTGAGGATTCCCAGCAGCCGCCAGCATACACCCAGTTGTCTGCCTCATCCATGCCCCCACCTGGGCCCCCATCCTGGTCCGGTGACAGCCACAAATCTGGCCCCTCGGCCCCAGCTTCAACCCCGGCTCTGGGAGACATGGCTAACATGGCTGGCACGTTCACCATGCCACAGAACCCGCCACCTGGCAGTGCCACTCCGAGCCTCAGCAGCTGCTCCACG CCCAGTAGTCCTGGGGACTACTACAGCCCAGTGGAGAGTGATCTGAAGGTGGAGCTGACGGAGAAACTGTTTGCATTGGACACAGAGGGTACCAGTAGCCCAGCAAACACtgag ACGGACTTGAGTGACTTGGACCTGGAGACATTGGCTCCCTATATCCCCATGGATGGAGAGGACTTCCAACTCAGCCCCATCATCACAGAGCCGGAGTCCCAGGATGGGGGGCAGGCAGGAGCCATGGGAGGTCATGCCTTAACCCCCCATCACCCACCAGCCCAGCACAGCTTTACCAACATTGCCAGCCTCTTCCAGCCGCTGTCCTCCTCTGCCCAAAGCCAAGGCTCCTACGAGCCCCAGCCAACTTCACCATGGGCCTCACAGAAGAAGAGAGACCCCAGCCAGGGGCCTGTTGACCCCAGGGCAGGGTCTTGCGTGTCAGGGCAGACACAGGTGCCTCCATACCAGGCTCCGGCtaacatcccactgtcctccatgAGTGGCAGGCAGAAGCTGCAATGGCCACCAGACCCGCTGTTAACTTATCAAGAACAACCCCAGGCAACCAAGACCTATCTGATGGACACCTCAATAGGAGGGGAGCGCCCATCTTGTCAACAGAACATGTCTGGACTCATGCAGAAGCAGAG atcCATGGAGAACTTTGTACAGGCCTACAGAGACATGAGTCCAGCCAGAATTGCCATGGCCAACAGTTTGAAACGCTCCTTCAACCATATTGCTGTT ggcGAAAGTAAGCCATCGGAAATTATATTTAAGAAGATGAGGGGGAATGGCTGTGCTGTCATGGACCGTTCTTTTAGTGCAGGCTCACTGACAG GGATGGGAGGAATGATATCAGGGAGCATGTTACAACATCTCAGCCCCATGCACAGGAAATCTCAGTATCCAGGAAGTGGGATAGGTGGTGCACCTAAGAAACCTTTCCCCCAACAAACCTGCAGTTACACAGAATACAGCATGCTCCCTTCCAACAAAACAGGGG GTGTAGCCAGTCGTTTGCTGGGCCCATCGTTTGAGTCCTACTTTCTGCCGGAGTTGACCCGATATGACTGTGAGGTCAACGTCCCGCTGCAGGGCAACCTGCACCTCCTCCAGGGCTGTGATCTGCTGAGAGCCCTGGACCAGGCGACCTAA
- the epas1b gene encoding endothelial PAS domain-containing protein 1b isoform X1, with the protein MTADKEKKRSSSERRKEKSRDAARCRRSKETEVFYELAHQLPLPHSVSSHLDKASIMRLTISFLRTRKLVAAGCSRSDCKEDRQMDNMYLKSLEGFITVVTSDGDIIFLSENISKFVGLTQVELIGHSIFDFTHPCDHEEIKENLSLKTTGSGFSKKGRELSTERDFFMRMKCTVTNRGRTVNLKSASWKVLHCTGHLKMYNSCPPRVLCSFREPPITCAVLMCEPIPHPSSIDTPLDSKTFLSRHSMDMKFTYCDERVTELMGYSPEDLLGRSVYDFYHALDSDSVTKSHQNLCTKGQAVSGQYRMLAKHGGYVWVETQGTVIYNSRNSQPQCIVCINYVLSDIEEKSMILSMEQTESLFKPRHMSSFFSTIVPGVTGEPGDAIFTKLKEEPEDLTQLAPTAGDTIISIDFGHPGFEDSQQPPAYTQLSASSMPPPGPPSWSGDSHKSGPSAPASTPALGDMANMAGTFTMPQNPPPGSATPSLSSCSTPSSPGDYYSPVESDLKVELTEKLFALDTEGTSSPANTETDLSDLDLETLAPYIPMDGEDFQLSPIITEPESQDGGQAGAMGGHALTPHHPPAQHSFTNIASLFQPLSSSAQSQGSYEPQPTSPWASQKKRDPSQGPVDPRAGSCVSGQTQVPPYQAPANIPLSSMSGRQKLQWPPDPLLTYQEQPQATKTYLMDTSIGGERPSCQQNMSGLMQKQRSMENFVQAYRDMSPARIAMANSLKRSFNHIAVGESKPSEIIFKKMRGNGCAVMDRSFSAGSLTETGMGGMISGSMLQHLSPMHRKSQYPGSGIGGAPKKPFPQQTCSYTEYSMLPSNKTGGVASRLLGPSFESYFLPELTRYDCEVNVPLQGNLHLLQGCDLLRALDQAT; encoded by the exons TGCAAagaggacagacagatggacaacaTGTACCTGAAATCTCTGGAGGGCTTCATCACTGTGGTAACCTCAGATGGTGACATCATCTTTCTGTCAGAGAACATCAGCAAATTCGTGGGCCTTACACAG GTGGAGCTTATAGGTCATAGCATCTTTGACTTCACCCACCCATGTGACCATGAGGAGATCAAAGAGAACCTTAGCCTCAAAACAACAG GGAGTGGCTTCAGTAAGAAGGGCCGGGAACTGAGCACCGAGCGAGACTTCTTTATGAGGATGAAATGCACCGTTACCAACAGAGGACGCACCGTCAACCTCAAGTCAGCAAGCTGGAAG GTGCTGCACTGCACCGGCCACCTGAAGATGTACAACAGCTGCCCTCCACGTGTGCTGTGCAGCTTCAGGGAGCCCCCGATCACCTGTGCGGTCCTGATGTGTGAACCCATCCCACACCCGTCCAGTATCGACACACCGCTGGACAGCAAGACCTTCCTTAGCAGACACAGCATGGACATGAAGTTCACTTACTGCGATGAGAG GGTGACAGAGTTGATGGGTTACAGTCCAGAGGATCTGCTTGGCCGCTCTGTCTACGACTTCTACCATGCCCTTGACTCAGACAGCGTTACCAAGAGCCACCAGAACT TGTGTACCAAGGGCCAGGCAGTGAGTGGTCAATACCGTATGCTGGCTAAACATGGAGGTTACGTCTGGGTAGAAACCCAGGGAACCGTCATTTATAACAGCCGCAACTCTCAGCCCCAATGCATTGTGTGCATCAACTATGTTCTCAG TGACATCGAGGAGAAGTCAATGATTTTATCCATGGAGCAAACCGAGTCACTTTTCAAGCCCCGCCACATGAGCAGCTTCTTCAGCACTATAGTCCCGGGCGTGACAGGGGAGCCTGGCGATGCCATCTTCACCAAACTAAAAGAGGAGCCCGAGGACCTCACCCAGCTGGCTCCGACAGCAGGAGACACAATCATCTCCATTGACTTTG GTCACCCTGGGTTTGAGGATTCCCAGCAGCCGCCAGCATACACCCAGTTGTCTGCCTCATCCATGCCCCCACCTGGGCCCCCATCCTGGTCCGGTGACAGCCACAAATCTGGCCCCTCGGCCCCAGCTTCAACCCCGGCTCTGGGAGACATGGCTAACATGGCTGGCACGTTCACCATGCCACAGAACCCGCCACCTGGCAGTGCCACTCCGAGCCTCAGCAGCTGCTCCACG CCCAGTAGTCCTGGGGACTACTACAGCCCAGTGGAGAGTGATCTGAAGGTGGAGCTGACGGAGAAACTGTTTGCATTGGACACAGAGGGTACCAGTAGCCCAGCAAACACtgag ACGGACTTGAGTGACTTGGACCTGGAGACATTGGCTCCCTATATCCCCATGGATGGAGAGGACTTCCAACTCAGCCCCATCATCACAGAGCCGGAGTCCCAGGATGGGGGGCAGGCAGGAGCCATGGGAGGTCATGCCTTAACCCCCCATCACCCACCAGCCCAGCACAGCTTTACCAACATTGCCAGCCTCTTCCAGCCGCTGTCCTCCTCTGCCCAAAGCCAAGGCTCCTACGAGCCCCAGCCAACTTCACCATGGGCCTCACAGAAGAAGAGAGACCCCAGCCAGGGGCCTGTTGACCCCAGGGCAGGGTCTTGCGTGTCAGGGCAGACACAGGTGCCTCCATACCAGGCTCCGGCtaacatcccactgtcctccatgAGTGGCAGGCAGAAGCTGCAATGGCCACCAGACCCGCTGTTAACTTATCAAGAACAACCCCAGGCAACCAAGACCTATCTGATGGACACCTCAATAGGAGGGGAGCGCCCATCTTGTCAACAGAACATGTCTGGACTCATGCAGAAGCAGAG atcCATGGAGAACTTTGTACAGGCCTACAGAGACATGAGTCCAGCCAGAATTGCCATGGCCAACAGTTTGAAACGCTCCTTCAACCATATTGCTGTT ggcGAAAGTAAGCCATCGGAAATTATATTTAAGAAGATGAGGGGGAATGGCTGTGCTGTCATGGACCGTTCTTTTAGTGCAGGCTCACTGACAG AAACAGGGATGGGAGGAATGATATCAGGGAGCATGTTACAACATCTCAGCCCCATGCACAGGAAATCTCAGTATCCAGGAAGTGGGATAGGTGGTGCACCTAAGAAACCTTTCCCCCAACAAACCTGCAGTTACACAGAATACAGCATGCTCCCTTCCAACAAAACAGGGG GTGTAGCCAGTCGTTTGCTGGGCCCATCGTTTGAGTCCTACTTTCTGCCGGAGTTGACCCGATATGACTGTGAGGTCAACGTCCCGCTGCAGGGCAACCTGCACCTCCTCCAGGGCTGTGATCTGCTGAGAGCCCTGGACCAGGCGACCTAA